From Oreochromis niloticus isolate F11D_XX linkage group LG14, O_niloticus_UMD_NMBU, whole genome shotgun sequence, one genomic window encodes:
- the ccdc92ba gene encoding coiled-coil domain-containing protein 92, which translates to MGDERSLSQQTESVERSMVFLRKEHLSMLHGLHLEILSLQKRCTELTSELKMKPPGRSQIELQEEEELLEARSLEVENRLAEKECALGEIRKELTQKGALVGVLRANLKQKERHFLEELKSRSHCSTVLNTELQKQTEAAAYLSFQLHAARQKLHQQRMQQRQGLLSRANNQGLQYGAEHNSTVSPQMLSGASPSSPVVKPKRKSARASSRVERSRECVPIEKVMGPAEPTAMPDPALFLHPRRHRARSRHNVAQRQPPLGMEKEEEEDEEGAGGGEGPVEPQDEAARLVSSAAAAAPLRSNAAETQAD; encoded by the exons ATGGGCGATGAGAGGAGTTTGTCTCAGCAGACAGAGAGTGTGGAGAGGAGCATGGTGTTCCTCAGGAAGGAGCACCTCTCCATGCTCCATGGTCTTCACCTGGAGATCCTCTCCCTGCAGAAACGATGCACAG AGTTGACAAGCGAGTTGAAGATGAAGCCTCCGGGCAGGAGTCAAATAG AAttgcaggaggaagaggagctcTTGGAAGCTCGCAGTCTGGAGGTGGAAAACCGTCTGGCAGAAAAGGAGTGCGCCTTGGGGGAGATTAGGAAGGAGCTCACTCAGAAAGGGGCTTTGGTGGGAGTTCTCAGAGCCAATCTCAAGCAAAAAGAGCGCCATTTTCTGGAGGAGCTGAAAAGCCGCAGCCACTGTTCGACCGTCCTTAACACGGAGCTGCAGAAACAAACCGAGGCCGCGGCATACCTCTCCTTCCAGCTGCACGCTGCCAGGCAGAAACTGCACCAGCAGCGGATGCAGCAGAGGCAGGGACTGCTTTCCAGGGCCAACAACCAGGGGCTCCAGTACGGTGCTGAGCATAACTCCACAGTTTCTCCACAGATGCTTTCAGGAGCTTCCCCGTCTTCTCCTGTGGTTAAACCAAAACGTAAGAGCGCTAGGGCTTCCTCGAGAGTTGAGCGTTCCCGAGAGTGTGTGCCGATAGAGAAAGTGATGGGCCCTGCAGAGCCCACAGCCATGCCGGACCCTGCTCTCTTCCTCCACCCTCGAAGGCACAGGGCCCGCTCCAGGCACAATGTGGCACAAAGACAGCCTCCACTGGGCATGgagaaggaagaagaggaggacgaggaaggGGCGGGAGGTGGGGAAGGGCCAGTGGAGCCCCAAGATGAAGCTGCTAGACTGGTgtcttcagcagcagcagcagcacctctGCGGAGCAACGCTGCGGAGACGCAAGCAGATTAG